A stretch of Glandiceps talaboti chromosome 18, keGlaTala1.1, whole genome shotgun sequence DNA encodes these proteins:
- the LOC144449251 gene encoding RNA/RNP complex-1-interacting phosphatase-like, whose amino-acid sequence MAMYRERIKRSMIPEGWRDYSNVGDVVKGTRIVAFKVPLKEDLMRSEDISTSERFGVSELFKTGIGRKLGLVIDLTNTSRYYNSEDITSRGVGYKKIKTEGHAVPGKAIVSKFKETVDDFLERNKGNDKLIGVHCTHGVNRSGYMIGRYLIDNRRMTAEARGYGIDRVNYLDALRNEDVDEYDHDYGYDY is encoded by the coding sequence ATGGCAATGTACAGAGAACGAATAAAGCGAAGTATGATTCCCGAGGGATGGCGAGATTACTCAAACGTTGGCGACGTGGTGAAAGGTACACGGATCGTTGCCTTCAAAGTACCATTGAAAGAAGACTTGATGCGAAGTGAGGACATATCGACCTCGGAAAGATTCGGTGTGAGTGAGTTGTTCAAAACTGGCATCGGTCGTAAGCTGGGACTGGTCATAGATTTGACGAATACATCCAGGTACTACAACAGTGAGGACATCACAAGTCGTGGGGTCGGATACAAGAAAATCAAAACAGAGGGACACGCCGTACCAGGTAAAGCTATCGTCAGTAAATTCAAGGAAACCGTTGACGATTTCTTAGAACGAAACAAAGGAAACGACAAGTTGATTGGTGTTCACTGCACACACGGGGTGAACAGATCTGGATATATGATTGGCAGATATTTGATTGATAATCGTAGGATGACCGCTGAGGCAAGAGGATACGGCATCGATAGAGTCAACTACTTGGATGCGTTACGTAATGAGGATGTAGATGAATATGATCACGATTATGGATATGATTATTag